Proteins from a genomic interval of Sphingobacterium sp. SYP-B4668:
- a CDS encoding DMT family transporter: MNWIILIIGGLFEVGFTFCLGKAKEANGNEMYMWYGGFIASLLISMYLLIKATQSLPLGTAYAVWTGIGAVGTVLIGILVFKEPATFLRLLFITTLVGSIIGLKAVSSH, translated from the coding sequence ATGAACTGGATTATTCTAATCATTGGCGGACTATTTGAAGTTGGTTTTACTTTTTGTTTAGGCAAAGCGAAAGAAGCAAATGGAAATGAAATGTATATGTGGTATGGGGGATTCATCGCCTCACTATTGATCAGCATGTACTTATTGATTAAAGCAACACAATCATTACCCTTAGGTACGGCATATGCTGTATGGACGGGAATTGGTGCGGTAGGCACAGTGTTGATTGGGATATTGGTTTTCAAAGAACCCGCAACATTCTTACGCTTACTTTTCATCACGACGTTGGTCGGTTCGATTATCGGCCTTAAAGCAGTCTCTTCTCATTAA
- a CDS encoding DMT family transporter: MNWIILILGGLFEVGFTFCLGKAKETSGNEVLMWYGGFVVSLAISMYLLIKATQGLPLGTAYAVWTGIGAVGTVLIGILVFKEPATFMRLLFITTLVGSIIGLKAVSSH, encoded by the coding sequence ATGAATTGGATTATTCTAATTTTAGGTGGACTTTTTGAAGTCGGGTTTACTTTTTGTTTGGGAAAAGCAAAAGAAACAAGTGGAAACGAAGTACTAATGTGGTATGGCGGTTTTGTAGTTTCTCTGGCTATCAGTATGTACCTATTAATAAAAGCAACACAAGGGTTGCCATTGGGTACGGCTTATGCCGTATGGACGGGAATTGGTGCGGTAGGCACGGTACTTATAGGCATATTGGTCTTTAAAGAACCCGCTACCTTTATGAGGCTACTCTTCATCACGACGCTAGTAGGCTCCATCATTGGCCTTAAAGCCGTTTCTAGCCATTAA
- a CDS encoding NAD(P)-binding domain-containing protein gives MMTMTNLKVGIIGAGPSGLAMLRAFESERKKGNPIPEIKCYEKQDNWGGMWNYTWRTGVGKYGEPLHGSMYKYLWSNGPKECLEFSDYTFSEHFGQPISSYPPREVLFDYIQGRIKQSNAREFIQFNTVARWVDYIENQKQFRVIFDDLVNNITFEETFDYLIVGTGHFSTPNLPYFKGIENFPGTVMHAHDFRGADQFINQDILLIGSSYSAEDIGVQCYKHGAKNVTISYRTNPIDCKWPIGIQEMPLVTHFEGRTAYFKNGEVKDYDAVIFCTGYQHKFPFLPDNLRLKTKNCLYPDGIYKGVVFNDNERLIYLGMQDQYYTFNMFDTQAWFARDYILGRVTLPDYATRLADIKAWIAKEGATHSGEEHVDFQTDYIKDLISYTDYPMFNLDKVADMFKSWLKDKEENILTYRDKVYTSVMDKTSAEQHHTPWMKELDDSLERYLDEVPADENELSKTNYY, from the coding sequence ATGATGACTATGACAAACCTTAAAGTAGGAATTATAGGTGCGGGTCCCAGTGGCCTCGCAATGTTACGCGCGTTCGAATCGGAACGCAAGAAAGGAAATCCCATTCCAGAAATAAAATGTTACGAAAAACAAGATAACTGGGGTGGTATGTGGAATTATACTTGGCGTACAGGGGTAGGTAAATATGGCGAACCGCTCCACGGAAGCATGTACAAATATCTATGGTCGAATGGTCCAAAAGAGTGTCTCGAATTTTCGGACTACACCTTTTCCGAACACTTTGGCCAACCCATCTCTTCGTACCCACCAAGAGAAGTATTATTTGACTATATACAAGGTCGTATTAAACAAAGTAATGCGCGCGAGTTTATTCAATTCAATACCGTAGCAAGGTGGGTGGATTACATAGAAAATCAAAAGCAATTTAGAGTAATCTTCGATGATTTAGTCAACAACATTACTTTTGAAGAGACATTTGACTATCTAATCGTCGGGACTGGTCACTTCTCCACACCAAACCTCCCTTATTTTAAGGGGATTGAAAATTTTCCAGGCACCGTCATGCATGCGCATGATTTTAGAGGGGCAGATCAGTTCATCAATCAAGATATCCTCTTGATTGGAAGTAGTTATTCAGCTGAGGACATCGGTGTCCAATGTTACAAGCATGGGGCGAAAAATGTCACAATCTCTTACCGCACTAATCCGATAGACTGTAAGTGGCCGATAGGTATACAAGAAATGCCACTCGTAACCCATTTTGAGGGACGAACCGCCTATTTCAAAAATGGCGAGGTTAAGGACTATGATGCTGTTATATTCTGCACAGGGTATCAACACAAATTCCCATTCTTGCCAGACAATTTGAGATTAAAAACAAAAAACTGCCTGTACCCAGACGGCATCTATAAAGGGGTGGTGTTCAATGACAACGAACGATTGATTTACCTGGGTATGCAAGATCAATACTACACCTTTAATATGTTCGATACCCAGGCATGGTTTGCGAGAGACTATATATTAGGAAGGGTGACACTACCTGATTACGCAACCCGTTTGGCTGATATTAAAGCTTGGATTGCAAAAGAAGGAGCGACACATTCTGGAGAAGAACACGTTGACTTTCAGACTGACTATATAAAAGATTTGATTTCCTATACGGACTATCCCATGTTCAACCTGGATAAAGTGGCCGATATGTTCAAAAGCTGGCTAAAAGACAAAGAGGAGAACATCCTAACTTACCGAGATAAAGTGTATACCTCGGTCATGGACAAAACGTCGGCCGAACAACATCACACGCCATGGATGAAAGAGCTCGATGATAGCTTGGAACGCTATCTCGACGAAGTCCCCGCTGATGAGAACGAGTTGAGCAAGACAAACTACTACTAA
- a CDS encoding NADP-dependent isocitrate dehydrogenase, producing MSNTSKIIYTKTDEAPLLATYSFLPIVQAFAASANIDVELRDISLAGRILANFPEYLKDDQKIEDALTELGQLATTPEANIIKLPNISASIPQLKGAIAELQQAGYAIPNYPDEATTEEQKEIKIKYAKVLGSAVNPVLREGNSDRRAPKAVKNYAKANPHSMGVWSKDSKTKVASMTTGDFYGSEQSMTIDQDSKFKIEFVDTSGATTELKGLSPLKAGEVIDSSVMNIASLKSFVASAIEEAKAAGVLLSAHLKATMMKVSDPIIFGAIVEVYFKDVFAKYGELFSGLGVNINNGLGEVYSRIAGHAQETEVKAAIDAAIANGPALAMVNSDKGITNLHVPSDVIVDASMPAMIRTSGQMWNAAGQQQDTIAIIPDRSYAGVYEATIEDCKTNGALDPRTMGSVPNVGLMAQKAEEYGSHDKTFQAAADGVIRVVDANGAVLMTQKVEKGDIFRMCQTKDAPIQDWVKLAVNRARLSDTPAIFWLDKDRAHDREIIKKVEGYLPSFDLTGLDIQILNPIEATKLSLSRIRQGLDTISVTGNVLRDYLTDLFPILEVGTSAKMLSIVPLMNGGGLFETGAGGSAPKHVEQFLEEGYLRWDSLGEFLALGASLEHLSQTQGNTKSMVLAEALDEATEKFLANDKSPARRVGQLDNRGSHFYLTLYWAQALASQSKDVELAAKFAPLAQVLADNEVKINEELIAAQGKAQQIGGYYFPNDELAAKAMRPSSTLNAAIATIA from the coding sequence ATGTCAAATACATCAAAAATTATCTACACCAAGACAGACGAAGCTCCTTTGTTAGCGACGTATTCATTTTTACCGATCGTTCAAGCTTTTGCAGCTTCTGCTAATATTGATGTAGAATTGAGAGACATCTCACTTGCGGGTCGTATCCTCGCGAACTTTCCAGAGTATTTAAAGGACGATCAAAAAATCGAAGATGCATTAACTGAGTTGGGTCAATTGGCGACTACTCCTGAGGCTAACATCATCAAGTTACCTAACATCTCGGCCTCCATACCACAGTTGAAGGGTGCAATAGCTGAGTTACAGCAGGCGGGTTATGCTATTCCGAACTATCCAGATGAGGCGACGACAGAAGAGCAAAAGGAAATTAAGATTAAGTATGCTAAAGTATTGGGATCTGCGGTAAATCCAGTGTTGCGTGAGGGAAATTCGGATCGTCGTGCACCTAAAGCTGTAAAGAACTATGCTAAGGCAAATCCTCATTCTATGGGCGTATGGTCTAAGGACTCCAAAACGAAAGTGGCTTCTATGACCACGGGAGATTTCTATGGATCCGAGCAGTCTATGACTATTGATCAAGATTCTAAATTTAAAATCGAATTCGTAGATACTAGCGGTGCCACTACAGAATTAAAAGGGTTATCTCCTTTGAAAGCAGGCGAGGTAATTGACTCCTCTGTCATGAATATCGCTTCATTAAAATCTTTTGTTGCATCCGCAATCGAAGAGGCAAAAGCTGCCGGTGTGTTGCTGTCTGCTCACTTGAAGGCAACGATGATGAAAGTATCGGATCCTATTATATTTGGTGCTATCGTAGAAGTATATTTTAAAGATGTATTTGCCAAATACGGCGAACTATTTAGCGGCTTAGGCGTCAATATTAACAATGGTCTCGGAGAGGTATACTCTAGGATTGCGGGGCATGCGCAAGAGACGGAGGTGAAAGCTGCTATTGATGCTGCTATTGCCAATGGTCCGGCCTTAGCTATGGTCAATTCGGATAAAGGAATCACCAATCTACATGTTCCTTCCGACGTTATAGTTGATGCTTCTATGCCGGCAATGATTCGTACTTCAGGTCAAATGTGGAATGCTGCTGGTCAACAACAAGATACAATTGCAATCATTCCTGATCGCAGCTATGCTGGTGTATACGAGGCAACTATAGAAGACTGTAAAACGAATGGCGCCCTAGATCCTAGAACAATGGGATCTGTTCCCAATGTAGGTTTGATGGCGCAAAAAGCCGAAGAATATGGTTCTCATGATAAAACTTTTCAAGCAGCTGCCGATGGGGTAATCCGTGTGGTGGATGCCAATGGTGCGGTATTGATGACGCAAAAAGTTGAAAAAGGAGATATCTTCCGTATGTGTCAGACCAAGGATGCTCCGATTCAAGATTGGGTTAAATTGGCAGTAAATAGAGCCCGGTTATCAGACACACCCGCGATTTTTTGGCTAGACAAGGATAGAGCACACGATAGGGAGATTATCAAAAAAGTAGAGGGATATCTTCCTTCGTTTGATTTAACAGGTTTGGATATCCAAATCTTAAACCCAATTGAAGCGACTAAATTATCATTATCACGTATCCGCCAGGGATTGGATACAATTTCTGTTACAGGTAATGTCCTTCGCGATTACTTAACGGACTTGTTCCCAATCTTGGAGGTTGGTACTTCAGCAAAAATGTTGTCCATCGTTCCCTTGATGAATGGTGGTGGTTTGTTTGAGACAGGTGCCGGCGGATCGGCTCCTAAACATGTAGAGCAGTTCCTAGAAGAAGGATACTTGCGGTGGGATTCACTTGGTGAATTCTTGGCTCTTGGAGCCTCTTTGGAGCATTTGTCCCAAACCCAGGGCAATACCAAATCCATGGTATTAGCTGAAGCTTTGGATGAAGCTACCGAAAAGTTCCTGGCAAATGATAAATCGCCTGCAAGAAGAGTTGGGCAGTTGGACAATCGGGGATCGCATTTTTATTTGACCTTGTATTGGGCGCAAGCGTTGGCAAGTCAAAGTAAAGATGTTGAGTTAGCGGCTAAATTTGCTCCGTTGGCGCAGGTGCTTGCTGACAATGAAGTAAAAATCAATGAAGAACTGATTGCGGCACAAGGAAAGGCTCAACAGATTGGCGGATATTATTTCCCGAACGATGAATTGGCTGCAAAAGCAATGCGCCCTTCGTCGACGTTAAATGCCGCTATTGCAACTATTGCATAA
- a CDS encoding NUDIX hydrolase: MHTIEICGCMVVNVANELLMVRKRNSVYYQLPGGKIEVGESHLEALQRELFEEIGLVVMPDGLEYLGVHETTAVNEGDTRVRGYIFKALLGAGDLHGLAPMAELEEMVWVNVLNYQQYRFAHLAREFVVPIWLSGFQE; encoded by the coding sequence ATGCATACAATTGAAATTTGCGGATGCATGGTTGTCAATGTGGCCAATGAGCTATTGATGGTTCGGAAAAGAAATTCTGTTTACTATCAACTTCCGGGAGGTAAGATTGAAGTTGGCGAGAGTCATTTGGAAGCGCTACAGCGGGAACTTTTTGAGGAAATCGGGTTAGTTGTGATGCCTGACGGGTTGGAGTACCTAGGAGTGCATGAGACAACTGCCGTTAACGAGGGGGACACGCGTGTAAGAGGATACATATTTAAAGCATTATTGGGGGCCGGAGATCTACATGGATTGGCGCCTATGGCTGAATTGGAAGAGATGGTATGGGTGAATGTCTTGAATTATCAGCAGTACCGTTTTGCGCATTTGGCTCGTGAATTTGTTGTGCCGATATGGCTTTCAGGCTTTCAAGAATAA
- a CDS encoding alkaline phosphatase: MKKISLVLGLALLSMHLVSAQQKPKYIFYMIGDGMGLNQVNLTEMYLAETEGRIGISPLVFSQFPVASFATSYSSSNGVTDSGAGGTALAVGHKTKNGVIGMDSTRTKPLKSIAYIAKEKGMKVGITTSVSIDHATPAAFYANQPDRNMYYEIANDIVKSNFDFFGGAGFLKPEENHKKEKVASIIPVLQKSGYTVAKGFDSYNQVKGKSSKIILTNNEQGDAGSLKYALDRKEGDLTLQQITKAAIESLKKDNNNGFFLMVEGGKIDWACHANDGATAVQEVLDFNQSVKEALAFYEQHPNETLIIVTADHETGGMVLGIGSSKLSFKNLALQKTSQSELSTKISALRTSTPNASWEQVKQLLSDQLGLWSTAQVSKDDEKSLHETYLKSFVNHESEQSKSLYATDDKLATLAVKALNKASTLGWGSGNHSASYIPIFAIGAGSEKFTHKMENIDIPKKVAELLGGQLD; encoded by the coding sequence ATGAAAAAAATCTCTTTAGTGCTCGGACTTGCACTACTTTCGATGCACCTTGTCAGTGCACAGCAAAAACCAAAGTATATCTTCTATATGATTGGCGATGGCATGGGACTCAACCAAGTCAACCTAACAGAGATGTACCTTGCCGAAACAGAAGGACGCATAGGTATTTCGCCACTCGTCTTTTCACAGTTTCCAGTTGCATCATTTGCTACTTCCTACTCATCCTCCAATGGCGTGACAGACTCTGGAGCGGGAGGCACTGCACTTGCGGTAGGACACAAAACCAAAAATGGCGTTATCGGCATGGACAGCACAAGGACAAAACCGCTAAAAAGTATTGCCTACATTGCTAAAGAAAAAGGAATGAAGGTAGGAATCACGACCAGCGTCAGTATCGACCACGCAACGCCCGCCGCTTTTTACGCCAATCAACCCGACCGAAACATGTACTACGAAATCGCCAATGACATTGTCAAATCCAATTTTGATTTCTTCGGTGGTGCTGGCTTCCTCAAACCTGAAGAAAACCACAAAAAAGAAAAAGTAGCTTCTATTATACCCGTTTTACAAAAAAGTGGATATACGGTAGCCAAAGGCTTTGACAGCTACAACCAAGTGAAGGGAAAAAGCAGTAAAATCATCCTCACCAACAACGAACAAGGAGATGCAGGGTCTCTAAAATATGCATTAGATCGTAAAGAAGGAGACCTTACTCTGCAGCAAATTACCAAAGCTGCCATTGAATCCCTAAAAAAAGACAACAACAACGGCTTCTTTTTAATGGTAGAAGGTGGCAAAATCGACTGGGCTTGTCACGCCAACGATGGTGCCACTGCAGTACAAGAAGTCCTCGACTTCAACCAATCTGTAAAAGAAGCTCTGGCGTTCTATGAACAACACCCAAATGAAACGTTGATCATCGTAACCGCCGACCACGAAACCGGCGGAATGGTACTTGGAATAGGCAGCTCCAAACTTTCTTTTAAAAATCTTGCCTTGCAAAAAACATCTCAGTCCGAGCTTTCAACCAAAATTTCAGCATTGAGAACTTCTACTCCCAATGCATCTTGGGAACAAGTGAAACAACTCCTTTCTGACCAACTGGGACTATGGAGCACAGCTCAAGTCAGTAAGGATGACGAAAAATCACTTCACGAAACCTATCTAAAAAGCTTTGTAAACCACGAATCAGAGCAATCCAAAAGCTTATATGCGACAGACGACAAGCTAGCCACACTAGCCGTTAAAGCACTCAACAAGGCCTCTACATTAGGCTGGGGCTCTGGAAATCACTCGGCGAGCTATATCCCTATATTTGCAATTGGCGCAGGAAGTGAGAAATTCACGCACAAAATGGAAAACATAGATATACCTAAAAAAGTTGCCGAGTTATTAGGTGGGCAACTGGACTAA
- a CDS encoding OmpA family protein, which translates to MENNLLDSAKSFFNEEVVSRLASTLGEDKENIKKGADVSVPALFLGLQSEGGSGLGTILDKAKRYFGDLDLSKWTNGDADDTGEGASSADGQHGDMLQTVLGSKSTTVVDTISGFLGLNSATVQKVMGVALPAVFSSLTNKGTNWDLSSITNLLNENKSNFAAALPAGMGLGAFGTAFSNADVKVPHVETPIPPSEIPLMEPPAATLPPVTPPVVKEEPVVHTREAIKEVRRSNGIWWLLIPLVLIALWFLFGKSCGGNNMGGADSTDNMIDTQSMTSAVDTQGVNLGNAVRNEVVLKLSNGEDINAYANGIEDNLIKFLQSDYKSLPESELKNKWFDFDNLNFETGTAKVLPESKGQLDNLAAILKVFPEAKVKIGGYTDKTGDESFNKKLSLERANTVKAFLEEQGLGSQVAGAEGYGSEFAAYAANAPESDRIKDRRVSVSVR; encoded by the coding sequence ATGGAAAATAATCTTTTGGATTCAGCAAAGTCATTCTTCAATGAAGAAGTGGTTTCGCGACTGGCCTCAACCTTGGGAGAGGACAAGGAGAATATCAAGAAAGGGGCTGATGTTTCAGTGCCAGCTCTTTTTTTAGGTTTGCAAAGTGAAGGTGGTTCGGGTTTAGGCACTATACTTGACAAAGCAAAGCGCTATTTCGGTGATCTTGATTTGTCTAAATGGACAAACGGCGATGCGGATGATACTGGAGAAGGTGCAAGTTCGGCCGATGGCCAGCATGGTGATATGTTACAGACCGTTTTGGGAAGTAAGTCTACAACTGTAGTAGATACTATTTCCGGTTTTTTAGGACTTAACTCTGCTACTGTTCAGAAAGTGATGGGTGTAGCTTTGCCTGCTGTGTTTTCGAGCTTGACCAATAAAGGGACTAATTGGGATTTGTCATCGATAACAAATCTCTTGAACGAAAATAAGAGTAATTTTGCCGCGGCGCTCCCCGCAGGAATGGGGTTAGGTGCTTTTGGGACTGCTTTTTCTAATGCAGATGTAAAAGTGCCGCATGTAGAGACACCTATACCACCCTCGGAAATTCCGTTGATGGAGCCACCAGCCGCAACGTTGCCGCCAGTGACGCCTCCTGTTGTAAAGGAGGAGCCTGTGGTGCATACACGGGAAGCGATAAAGGAAGTCAGGCGATCCAATGGAATATGGTGGCTTTTGATACCGCTGGTTTTAATTGCATTGTGGTTCTTGTTTGGTAAGAGCTGTGGAGGCAATAATATGGGAGGTGCTGATTCGACAGACAATATGATAGATACGCAATCCATGACTTCAGCTGTAGATACACAAGGCGTGAACTTGGGAAATGCTGTACGAAATGAAGTGGTCTTGAAATTGTCTAACGGAGAAGATATCAATGCCTATGCAAACGGTATAGAAGATAATTTAATAAAATTTTTGCAATCTGACTATAAATCCTTGCCAGAATCAGAGTTGAAGAACAAGTGGTTTGACTTCGATAATTTGAATTTTGAGACTGGGACAGCAAAGGTTTTGCCGGAAAGCAAGGGTCAGTTGGATAATTTAGCAGCTATATTGAAAGTGTTTCCAGAAGCTAAAGTGAAGATTGGTGGATATACGGATAAGACGGGGGATGAGTCATTCAATAAAAAGCTGTCATTAGAGCGAGCTAATACTGTCAAGGCGTTCTTAGAAGAGCAGGGCTTGGGGAGTCAGGTAGCTGGAGCCGAAGGATATGGTTCTGAATTTGCAGCATACGCCGCTAATGCGCCAGAGTCCGATCGTATCAAAGATAGACGGGTTTCGGTAAGTGTGCGGTAG
- a CDS encoding outer membrane beta-barrel protein has protein sequence MKKSIFTTLISLAFIGTTYAQTEKSELLGLEISGSVDTYWKYDFQKQPNINTYFTEDNNSVSIGMVDLALKKTAGKASFVGELSFGPRGQYRSILNGDGQAGDDKNSFHIQNLYITYALTDRLSVTAGFMGTFVGYEVICPSFNFHYSTSYLFGAGPFQDAGLKAQYKFSDKVGLMVGIFNDWNVYQDLNGVSHLGSQLSVTPNEKSSFYLNFLTGSSQGGVSNYSSGTLIDFVGNYNFTPLFTLGLNATEYKRKGDGGYTGAALYPRVNINENIGIGVRGEYFKIKEAPMHEVTANEVMSATLTANFKHHGFTFIPEIRFDNSNMETFVKQDLTPTKNAGQFSLALVYAF, from the coding sequence ATGAAAAAATCAATCTTTACCACACTAATTTCACTTGCATTTATCGGAACAACGTATGCTCAAACTGAAAAAAGTGAGCTACTCGGCCTCGAAATCTCTGGATCTGTTGACACTTACTGGAAGTACGATTTCCAAAAACAACCCAACATCAACACATACTTCACCGAAGACAACAACTCAGTGTCTATTGGGATGGTAGATTTAGCACTCAAAAAAACAGCGGGCAAAGCATCATTTGTTGGAGAACTATCTTTCGGTCCCAGGGGCCAATATCGCTCGATCTTGAATGGAGATGGACAAGCAGGTGATGACAAAAACAGTTTCCACATCCAGAATCTTTACATTACATATGCCCTTACCGACAGATTAAGTGTCACGGCCGGCTTCATGGGTACATTCGTGGGCTACGAGGTCATATGCCCTTCTTTTAATTTTCACTATTCCACCTCATATCTCTTTGGTGCAGGTCCATTTCAAGATGCAGGGCTAAAAGCGCAATATAAATTTTCGGACAAAGTAGGACTAATGGTAGGAATATTTAATGATTGGAATGTATACCAAGACCTTAATGGCGTATCGCACCTTGGGTCTCAACTGTCGGTGACTCCCAATGAAAAATCCAGCTTTTATCTAAACTTTCTCACCGGTTCATCACAGGGTGGTGTCAGCAATTATAGCTCAGGTACCTTAATCGACTTCGTGGGCAACTATAACTTCACACCGCTATTCACCCTAGGATTAAACGCTACCGAATACAAAAGAAAAGGCGATGGCGGCTACACTGGAGCAGCACTCTACCCTAGAGTCAACATCAATGAAAATATAGGTATCGGCGTCCGTGGGGAATACTTCAAAATCAAGGAAGCGCCCATGCATGAGGTCACCGCAAATGAAGTCATGTCGGCCACACTAACCGCCAATTTCAAACATCACGGTTTCACTTTCATTCCTGAAATACGATTCGACAATAGCAACATGGAAACCTTTGTCAAACAAGATCTCACCCCTACCAAGAATGCAGGCCAGTTTTCCCTAGCCTTGGTATACGCATTTTAA
- a CDS encoding ammonium transporter: MKKFVPLVVLVLLAIVGLLTPSLDVVNQEGVQIDSGDTAWLLASSALVLIMTPGLAFFYGGMVSKKNVISTMMQSFICMCLISVLWVIFGFSLAFGDDIGGIIGDPRTFYMMKGMLGSVTWSALPTIPLVLFAMFQLKFAIITPALITGAFAERVRFNSFMVFIILFSVFIYMPLAHATWHPEGILAKFGVLDFAGGTVVHMSAGWAALASAIYLKGRKTPTHSPARISYVILGTALLWFGWFGFNAGSAGGANSLAAYAFATTTTASAVAAIAWIFVDIIRGKKPSAMGACIGAVVGLVAITPAAGFVSIPHSIVIGLVAALVSNLVVFLRSKTRIDDTLDVFPCHGVGGMVGMVLTGVFANSNVNSVVTTNGLYFGETALFVSHMVALVAVSIFAFFGSLLLIKVTDWITPLRVHEKDEELGLDRTQHDEEL; this comes from the coding sequence ATGAAAAAATTCGTCCCACTTGTAGTTTTGGTCCTTTTGGCTATTGTTGGTTTACTTACACCATCTTTGGATGTAGTTAATCAAGAAGGAGTACAGATTGACTCTGGAGACACAGCATGGTTGCTTGCGTCTTCTGCTTTAGTTTTGATCATGACCCCAGGGTTGGCCTTCTTCTATGGAGGGATGGTAAGCAAGAAGAATGTGATTTCTACGATGATGCAGAGCTTCATCTGTATGTGTTTGATTTCGGTACTTTGGGTCATCTTTGGTTTTAGTCTGGCTTTTGGGGATGATATTGGCGGTATCATTGGAGATCCCAGGACATTCTATATGATGAAGGGCATGCTGGGGAGTGTTACGTGGTCGGCGTTACCAACGATTCCGTTGGTTCTTTTTGCTATGTTTCAATTGAAATTTGCCATCATCACGCCCGCGCTCATAACAGGCGCTTTTGCGGAGCGCGTTAGGTTCAACTCCTTTATGGTCTTCATTATTCTGTTTAGCGTTTTTATTTACATGCCTTTGGCTCATGCTACGTGGCATCCAGAAGGTATTTTGGCAAAATTTGGAGTTTTGGACTTCGCAGGTGGTACAGTAGTACATATGTCCGCAGGTTGGGCGGCACTAGCTTCGGCGATTTATCTTAAAGGACGCAAAACTCCTACCCATTCTCCGGCAAGGATCAGTTATGTTATATTGGGTACTGCACTGCTGTGGTTTGGTTGGTTTGGATTCAATGCTGGTTCAGCCGGTGGTGCCAATAGTTTAGCCGCCTATGCATTTGCAACCACGACTACGGCATCTGCTGTTGCGGCTATTGCTTGGATTTTTGTAGATATTATCCGAGGTAAAAAACCATCAGCTATGGGAGCTTGTATTGGTGCGGTGGTAGGGCTTGTTGCGATTACCCCAGCAGCGGGCTTCGTGAGTATTCCGCACTCTATTGTCATTGGTCTGGTTGCGGCTTTAGTGAGCAATCTTGTCGTATTTTTACGTAGTAAAACACGCATTGATGATACGCTAGATGTATTCCCTTGTCATGGTGTGGGCGGTATGGTCGGTATGGTTTTGACAGGCGTCTTTGCAAATAGCAATGTCAATAGTGTGGTGACAACCAACGGACTTTATTTTGGTGAAACGGCGTTGTTTGTTTCCCATATGGTTGCCTTAGTTGCAGTATCTATTTTTGCATTTTTTGGGTCTTTGCTACTTATTAAAGTGACAGATTGGATTACGCCTTTGCGTGTTCATGAGAAAGACGAAGAGCTTGGTCTCGATCGTACTCAGCATGACGAAGAGTTGTAA
- a CDS encoding lipocalin family protein — MNKKKSLILLSAAAVGTFLYKALKPVKSNIKGIPNFKINSYLGTWYEIARMDFRWEKNLKNVTAHYSLRDDGSIEVTNSGYDVKQEKEKTTIGNAIFMREHTEGALKVTFFRPFSSGYYVMKIDEDYRYALVFGDNLDYMWILSREKSIPGDIRAEYLDFALRSGFEIHKLVWTIQD, encoded by the coding sequence ATGAATAAGAAAAAATCATTAATCCTACTCTCTGCAGCAGCCGTAGGTACATTTTTGTACAAGGCGCTGAAACCGGTCAAATCCAACATTAAAGGCATACCCAACTTTAAAATCAATTCTTATTTGGGAACTTGGTATGAAATTGCTCGAATGGATTTTCGTTGGGAAAAAAACCTTAAAAATGTCACCGCACATTATTCTCTTCGTGACGACGGGAGTATAGAAGTGACAAATAGTGGATATGACGTCAAACAAGAGAAAGAAAAAACAACTATCGGCAATGCTATCTTTATGCGAGAACATACGGAAGGGGCGTTAAAAGTAACTTTCTTCAGACCCTTTTCATCCGGATACTACGTCATGAAAATAGACGAAGACTATCGTTATGCTTTGGTTTTTGGCGACAACCTTGATTATATGTGGATTTTGTCGCGCGAAAAGTCCATACCTGGAGATATCAGGGCTGAATATCTTGACTTTGCTTTGAGAAGTGGATTTGAAATCCACAAACTAGTATGGACCATACAGGATTAA
- a CDS encoding DUF4268 domain-containing protein — MYARDEIKQIKEKFWTKFGQFMTLTLNSEGEKINWVNYKTGIKHLYFRMDATNKSASILIQMDHPDSGIRSLMMEQFGQYKILLNRMLGEEWEWQLEHIDEHGKEWAFIGTTLLGVSIFREEDWPVLMMFFKSRLLILDEFWNNAQHGFDLFR, encoded by the coding sequence TTGTACGCTAGAGATGAAATAAAACAGATAAAAGAGAAGTTTTGGACCAAATTCGGACAGTTCATGACTTTGACGCTAAATAGTGAAGGCGAAAAAATCAATTGGGTCAATTATAAAACAGGGATAAAGCATTTGTACTTCAGGATGGACGCCACGAACAAGTCTGCAAGTATCTTGATCCAGATGGATCATCCAGATTCGGGTATTAGGAGCTTGATGATGGAGCAGTTTGGGCAGTATAAAATTCTGCTAAACAGAATGTTGGGAGAAGAGTGGGAGTGGCAGCTCGAACATATTGACGAACATGGAAAAGAGTGGGCGTTCATAGGTACAACACTATTAGGGGTGAGTATTTTTCGGGAGGAGGATTGGCCTGTGCTAATGATGTTCTTTAAGTCGCGACTGCTTATCTTGGACGAATTCTGGAATAACGCCCAGCATGGGTTTGATTTATTCAGGTAG